The Apus apus isolate bApuApu2 chromosome 1, bApuApu2.pri.cur, whole genome shotgun sequence nucleotide sequence GATGGAAGAGCAAACTGTAATTTCATTGTAGGGAGGGGTTTGTGAGGACTTTGTTTTGAGGAGGGATTTTTGCTTATGTATAAAAAAGAGAACCTGTTGTCCTGAAAAGAGCAAGTTTTCATCTTTCGTGTGTTGAAAATACTGATCAGTACAGGCTCAAATCAATATAAAAACTgacttattttataaaatacagtTCCTTACAACAGACTCTGGTAACATAGTCTTTATGTAGTCAATTGTAGAGGTAGCTATCTGAATTCTTTTGCAGAGGCTAATGACACTAATGATACCTTGAAATTAATGGTATTTTTATCAACCTTTTCTCCTAGCTGagagtgttgggttttttgttctttcttgggttttgattttgtgttgttgtttttttttcccttctggcTTAAATGAGAATTAATGTCGTACTATAGAAAATTCCGTACATTGTCGTCTTTACAACATGTCCACTTTGGCGTATTTTCAGTCTGAGTTGGCCAGCCACCATGCACATTTTTAAGTCACTGCTTCGTGGTATCTGAGGTGTGGGcatctccctgcctccctgtaCTTAGAATAGGAAACTGTGGTAACTGTAGTATCTTTCTTGTCAGACAATTTTTGTTGATTGCCTCCTTATCCCCCTCCTGAAAGCTTGTGGAAGCTACtcaagtttgttgttttttttctttctcaaggaCAGTGCTAAAAGGGCTGTTTCTTCATTGCCATGTCCCATAGAAGCAAGGTATCTGACATGATGGTATCTGTAAAGATAattggttgtgtttttgttttaaaggtgGAAAGGAGACCCTTCAAGCACTGTGGAAATGTATCATGGTGGGGGGTTGTGGTTCAACACAGAGATGGTTCTTGTTGATGGGGTGCTGCACACTTAATATTTAATAGCATTCTCTGTGAGCACTCAGAGTGGATGAAGTTGTTTTGCACGTTCATATAATCTGGATGGGTCCAGTATTTCCATTGGCATGACTCAAACTTGAGCAGTGAGGTTGGCCTCTGCAGTTACACTCAATGATATCTCAGTTCCTGACCGTGGTAATGGCTTTGTGAAATTTGCACAGGTTTGAAAAATGGAGATGGCCAAACATTTTTCTGCGCTCTAGACCTTCTGCATAATTGATAAAGCCAAACTGGCATGCAATCTGGCATGAATTTATAGTGGCAAATCCAGTGGTTTAAACCGCTTTCTCCTGGTATCAAAGCTGGTCTTCAGATACTTTGTGGCTATCTGTGCTTTTTTGAACTGAGAAGATTTAGGGCTTTTCCATGCAGATAACAGCCAGATAGTTTCCAAAACCAACAGATTGCAGAAGTTAATTTTCCAGAATACTGGCAATGCACTGTGAATCTGTGCTTCTCTGTTaagcagtgaggaaaacaaCAGACTGGACATGAAGAAGTTTGGGTTTGCTTATAAGTCCTGCTGCCAACATTGTAAGCCATGTGCACTGTCCATCTCAGCCTAATCCCTTGTAACAAGGAATAGTTTACAAACAAGGAACAATACCATTTTCACAGGGCTGCTGAGGCTTCTATATATGCTTGAATCTTTCTCCTGTCTTCTACTATGAATTACAATAGAAATGtgttgctaaaaaaaaaaaaaagtgcctttttAAGAACGCCATGTTCAAGTACAGTTTGCTAGATAAGCTTGCAGCCTCTGAAGCAGTCTGGCAAAAAGAGCAGTTCTCTATGTTTGTCCATAATGCATTTGCAGAGTTTATTTTCAATATTGGAAGTTAATCAGGCTCAGTGAACCACTTAAATCAAAGCCAATTGATGTATGGAAAAATGTCTGTGATCttaatggcttttaaaacagATACAGGAGTTTCCTAGTGATGctgtcaaaaataatttttttttgtttccaaaatatCTTTGTGTAAGCAAAGTTCAGAGGCAGGAGGGTTTGAAGAATCTGTTCATTCTCAATGGTGTCTTCACCCGAGTCTCATTCCAGTTGCTtattaaacaaagcaaaacaaaaggtcattttaaacaaaataatataaatatttttgtaaatctTATATGAGAAACAGAGGATTCCTATCCTCATCAAATATTAAACTTCCCTGGCTTTATTTCTCCATAGGCTATTTTTACGACTGTTTTTTTATCAGGGGTGAAGTCCCATATTTTTATGTTTCCATCTTTGACCAAAAATTAACAACCTATTTGAGCTGAGACATATTGCATGAAGCAGTACTTTCAAACACAAGCTGGCAAGAGGTTTGTGAGAGTGGAGATGCCAATACTTTCCTACACATCTAAAGCACTAATCTCTCCTTCAAAAGAGAAATTTGTAGAATGTAATTTCATAATGTAGGGGTATTGGAATTGATTTAAATATAACTCGAGCCCTAGATGTAAGAAGCAGTGAGTCTTTTATTTatgaggaaaacttctttaAGTTACATAGACATCTCTGCTTGTCTCATCCTATTGGGTACAGAGCAACATGATATACTCTTTAAGAGACTAACGTGTCAGATATGATCTTTATCCCATCAAAGCATACAACTAGTTTGAGAAGATCTGGTGTTCTTCCATTAGCCAAATATCTCTTATTCTGCAGTGTGTCCTGGTTCTCTGTGCTCAGAAGCATTTATAGCCACAACAGTTGCCTTTCTAAACAATGTGTTCTGATCCAGCCAGAAGTTAGCCTCTCCTCTTAATACAGGTACTAAGATCCTGAGAGAGCTGCAACTCTTTCAGGGAGGATCTTATCAATATTCATAAATACCTGATGAGAGTGGTTGAAGATGGGTGAGCCAGGCTCTCTCAGCAGTGCTTGCcaagaggacaagaggcaataAGCAAGGATTAAAAACCAGGAAATTCCATCTGCAcacaagaaaacacatttaaaatttgttgtgtggtttgttttgttttggttttgttttttaaatttgttaagTGTGGCTAAACATTGTGAGAGGCTTCCCAGAGAAGTCCCCTCCTACCTCAAATgtcctgtgattctgtaattgcTGAGGAAGTTGGAGTTCAGTGTTGAAAATTTCAAAGAGTAGAAAAccattgggttttttttgtaattaaatttgTTGTTCTGCTTCAGTCATACTTCATTTCTCTCCTCTCTACCAGAAAGCTCAACAATTTCAAGCCAAAGGAGCAGTTTCCCAGCTTCATTTTGGACCAGCTCTTATCAGCCTCCCCCTCCACCATGCTTGAGTGGAGTACATCCCGATTTCCCTGTTACTGCACCAGGCACCTTCCCAACACCAGATCCCAGCAGTTGGCCAGGACATGGCCTTCATCAGACTgccccacctcctcccccttctGCGTCTGAATCCTGGCATTATCCTTTAGCATCTCAGGTGAGCCCTTCGTATGCACACATGCATGACGTGTACATGCATCGCCATCACCCTCATCCACATATGCACCATCATCATCCCAGCTCGCACCGCGACCCCCGGTATGGGTCCCTGCTGATGCCTTCAGTCCGTGCAGCCAGGATTCCTGCTCCCCAGTGTGACGTGACAAAGACAGATCCCACTGCTGTTACCAGCGCTACCTCAGCATGGGCTGGAGCCTTTCATGGAACCGTGGACATTGTGCcaagttttggttttgagaCAGGTAAGATGATTCAGTTGTGTCTGTGACGTGTTTTAGCAGGAAGAATTtgagcaaaataattaaatcccTGCAGCTGAAACAGGGTTTGTTCTCAGAGACTTCTCCAAACATATTTCCAGGTGGGAGTGGGAATCCCTGATGAAATAGCTGTCAGGGCAGATGAGCTGTGAAACATCCAACTCTTGTTGCCTTTTGCTGAGAGATCTTTGCCTGCCTTGGTCCCATTCAAGCCAAATGGGTTTTGACATGataggcatttttttttgtttaaatcttGTGGGAAATAGTTAATTAAATGTCCATGTGGAAGTTTCCAGCTTGTTCAGCTAGTTCATATATGCATTCACCAAAATACAGCTCCAATGAGGACTGAAGTAATAACTTGTTAGTATATGAGGATTGTATCTGAATTGGAACAGATCAGCATTTCCTTCCTGTGCAGTATGCAGGTGTCATGTAGAGAGTAGAGGTGCTTGTTGAGCTGTGCTTGCCATCAAACTAAGCTTCTTTCTGTAGGGTCTCGGCAGAGGTCTGTCACTTAAATTCATTGTACTGCAGGGTCTGTAGCCACAGGACAGCCCCCATAAACTACATTTGCATCTGTGAGCCTTGACTGGCAGGCTCTCATCTCAGTGTTGGGAGCAGTCTGGCAACCCTCACTATTTGTAGTTTCTTGTGATCTGATGAGAGGTAACTAATAGTTTCCAGTGCATCCATCCTGGAGCTCATACGAACATACTGAGGTCTCCTTTTTGTGCTTGGTGTTCATCTGATCAGCAGCAATCCTTCCAGATTAGTACTTCTTAAACACATTATGTTATTTATTAAGGAAACACTAGGTTTGCatctctgttgctttttctttaagataTCTGCTTGTCTTCTTAATAGCTCTAGCTAACTGATTCAATGTGCAAGAAGCACTTCCTGGCTTTGATCAGTGTGCAGGGGAACAAAGAattggtggggaaaaaaaccctgctgttacttaaatatgaaataatatgAAACCAAGACCTGATTATAACTGAACTAACCTAGCACAAATCTCTTCCCTTAACAGTACCTGGGAACAAATAATCTCTTCTAAATACCATGCCACTTGCTACctaacaaaattaagaaaaactgtAATAGAATTCTTAGCACTGGACAGTTTTATATCTATTAGTAACATTTCCAGCCATGCCAAGTATACAAGAGGAATtacatttttgtgcttttgggTATGAAATGATACTCTGAGAGGACTGGGATCTTTGGATTTGCCTTTCTGACAAATGCCATGATGGGAGTTAGCTGCCTTCTCTGAAGTGTTCACAAGTTGTCACTGCCACTGGTAGAAGGGATGAGCCTCCTGGACTGACTGTAGCCTCCACAGTCCACTCCAGAGCTCTAGTATTCGATTTAGGTTTTGGGGTTGGAGCTGAGAACTGTGTAAGGGATTGTTAGTCAGCCCTTGTACCTGGTTTATGTATAAGTTCAGACTAGACTGAGTTATTTAAATGCTGGGCAAGTTGGTTTGCctactgctgttttttttggtagcagtaCCAggtgctttttctctttttttgtagGAGCACAGTACCTCAAAAAGGACTGTGGTCCTCGCACTGCCTTACTGGACTAATAATAGCCTTTGCTTGGTGCTGCCTGTTCCTTGTGAAAATCCCTATGGAAGGATACAGTTAGATGCCAGTTTTGTCAGGTTCCTTATTTGGCAGTGCTTAACTGTGGCTTGCATGTCTTGTAGTTGTCTACTCAGGGTGAGAGGCAGTAGAAAAGGCCTGAACTGTTAATTTCTGGCACATGCGTGATGTGTGGGTTTCAGTCCATGAGTTCCTGTGGcggaaaagaaagaaaggaaatgtgtgATGGGCTTGCAGGAACAGAGGACCAATGTCTCTCTTGTTTGTGACTATTTACAATGGCCATGAACTGAAATGCTACAGCAAAACCTTATCAGGCAGCCCTGGTTTGGCACATAAGGCTTTGGAAAGGAGggagcaaaaaacaaaaccaacacagcaGGTAGTGGTAGCCTGTGACATTACAGTTATTTGCTCTCTTACCCTGCACACTCGTCTCTCCTGTGTTTTCTAAGCAGAGGCTTGCTGGGAAGGGCAGAAAGGCTCTGAGCTGCCTTTTCAGCCTTGCTTGCAGCTTGTACATTTGAGACAAATGCTTTGAGGCAGTCATCATGGTGAAAAGAGGGAGCTTAATTGCAGTAGTGTTTCACATGCATCTCAAATGGTGTCATCGTGGGGAAGGTGTGTTGTGCTGccaaggagaggaggggagCTGCTGAAGCACCACACTGAGTTGTATCTCACACTCACCAGTACATGTGAAGCTTTTCTTGCTCCATGTCCACTCCAAGGGAGAATTATAATGGATAAGTCTTCACATCGTACAAAAATTCATTATATTTAACTCTAATGTGAGACAGCAAACTCAAAAGTTTGGCTAAAACTGGAAGAGCCTGTGGAAGAGCGTACTGACTTTCTGCAGTGTGGAAGTGGTTTCTGCAGAGTAGGGTGAGGCCACAGTGGCAGGAAAACTTCACTTCTGTAAGACTTTGCTCATATGTCCCTGGAGAATAACAGACACCAACCTGTGGAGCTGTCAAAATATCAAATTCCATGAGCTTCAGatgatttatattaaaatttgtTTGGTATATACCTAGTCATTACTTTTCAGACCCCTTCAGATATGAAAATTATTCCCCCTCCCTTACTCTGGATCATGTTTCTTGTGCTACTGTCACATGCGATTAtagaaacatttgcaaaattCCTCACGCTGAATTATATGGAATGATAGTGTTGGGATCAAGGCAGACTGGCTGTAATCTTACCCTCTTCCAGCTACATTGTTGCATCTCAGCCATACTAAGCCAAATACTTGATCTCATGAATGGATGATGCTGAATCACTTCAAAGGTTAAGAGGGGATTTTTCTTGCATGCACAGTATTGTTTGGGAATTTATGTTTCAGAGCAGATTGCGCGGGACATCAGTGTGTCACCATTCAGAGAGCTAACAAAGTATTGATCTGTCTTGCACATCTGTTTGAACTTACATGGTCCTATTTTAGAGGATGAAGAGGGATTTAGCTACCTGATTCCCATTAAATGTGGCTTAATCATAACATTGTGTACTGAAAATTAACCCTTTTGGAAACTTCTTTATTAGTACAAGTGtgattaaagaaaatgttagtCTGCATCAGaaatcattaaaacattttatgtttGTGGCTGCTGGCATGCAGCGTCTTTCCAAAGCTGAAGTTCCCGAAGTACAGTGCTCAATAGAGAAGTACGTTTTATATCAAGCATTGATAGAAACACATTGATATAAGCACAACATGTTTGTGCTTTACACACTTCCCTGCCCCACCAATGTCAAGCAAAGCAATGTCAGCTCCTAACAGCAATGACTACACACATAGAGCATTGCTGCAGCTGTAATCCCACAGCTTCAGGGCTAAATCCTTGTGTTTATGTTAGGGATGAACAAGCCAAGTTGAGCACTTAAGACCAGGAAGGTGGAGAGGGGAATTGCTGTCTTGCAGTGGAGCTGATGGTTACAGATATCCATGCTTTCCTCAGGATGCTCTGCACACCAGGCACTTCAGGTGGTCAGTGTgatctggctgtgctggcagctgccaggtcTGCAGGCATCCCCGTGGGGAGGAGGACAGAGCGACTTCCCTGCTACTGCGAAACCTAGGAGGAGATCCTGTTTTGCTGTTGGACAGATGTGCTGGAAGATGCTTCCTGTAGCACACTAAATCAGAGCAGGATTTGGGTGTATCTGAGGGCTGCAAGTCTATCTTAAAATTGAGGTGCACATCCTGTATCATGCAAAGTTATGCGCATTGAGGAGCATAACTTTAAAATGTGGTGAATTAATTGATACACTCTAGTCCTTGCTTACTATGGAAAGTCCGCTCTTGGAAATACCTGTATGTCAGTGTGTCACATTGAATACAGCATTTTAATGGTGAGTCAGTGGCCTTCTGTAGAGTTATCTATTCACACACACCCTAACAAGTTTGTCACAACTCATTAAGTTTGTTCAGATGTTTCCACAGAACTTGCTCATGTGACAGTTACCTGTAGTGTTACCATTGTAGAGATGAGCAGTTGTGCTGGTGTGACAATACTGACTCATGCAACACAAGCGAGGATGGCTTTACTAAGAGAGCAATGTTCTTGCAGCAGGCTGCAAATGAAAGCTCTTCGTTAGTAGCTTGCACTAGGATGACATGTTAGGATTGCAGATAGCTTTGCTATGAAGGAGGTGGGAATTTAATAAGGAAAATGCATGGGAAATGTTCCACATTCAGTTCTGTTACTAAGGCAAATTTGGGGTTCTGGATTGTTTTCTGTGGCTGTTTAGACTTAATAGCTATACCTTAAAATCTTGTTATAGTTACTATTTGTTGCAGAGACACCTAGCTAGGAAGGTATCTCTTCAACTGGTTATTCCCCTTCTACCAGTTGCTACCATCAGGTGGACATCTACTTACACAGGTGTGTGTCTTTTTTTAGGCTGCTAGCAGCTCTATAAACTGCTTCTCTTATCACGAGCTTCTCTTGCCTCTAGTAGCCTTTGGTGTTCCACTGATGAAGATAAATGACTTCCTTACAATACTGAGGTTTCCTCTGACTCCCTCTTGTTTTTGTTGGTGCTGACTTTGTTTAAAGAAATtgagaaggcagaggaaaaataacacaaaagtGTCATCAGTGACTTTGAGGGAGTTTTGAATTAAACTAACAGCAGTTTATGATGACTCTGCACTTGAATGATGCTGCCAGGCAAAGAAGTAACTCTTAAGCTACAAGGAGACATCCTCATTGAGTAAAGAGCCTCTGTGTTTTTATAGTCATGCTTTAGTTGAAGGATTTTTTCAATCTAAAGAAACAGATGAAAGAGCCtctacttggcactggtgaatCCACACCTTGAATACTATGTGCAGTTTTGGTCCCCTCACTACAAAAAAGCCATTGAGGtactggagtgtgtccaaagacaGGCAACAAAGGTGGTGAAGGGTCAGGAGAAAAAGTCTTATTAAAagtggctgagagaactgggattttttagtctggagaaaataaGGTTGAGGGAAGACCTCCTTACTCTCTAccatgtcatggtttgggcccaacacgacaacaaaggaacagccacatggccgctcactcaacttcacacacacacacaactctggaatgaggaggacaaagctcatgggtcaagacaaaggatacagggtttagagtcagttcacaggctggtgatTCTTGCTGTGCCATCTTtgtcaggaagaaggattccttacagtccttccctgcttccccacagggtccctcccatgggagagagtcctctgTGaatctctccttcatgagtccttcccacaaggtctggagctgctccagcctgggcttcccacagagtcatgggctgcttcaggaacaaactcccctagtgctggggtcttccacagctgcgcaGTTAggagtccactggcagcaaatcctctggccacaaaatccaagtccagtggccaagttcactcctcctggcaccttcagggaatgttccaccacgtcCCTCCATgactgcagggggacagctgccattttgccatgggttgcagggaaacttctgcttgggcaccttttcccccttcttcctcaccaaccaccagcaccatcctccttcccagcacagctcttctcccccaagtccttctctgctcaggtcttatatcagttctttcatatgttaattgcagaggtgcatctgttgtccttctaatggctccttgtctgggtttggagcagggggagcttttCAGGTTCTTACTGGAGCCCCTTCTGGTGCCCTTCTGCCTCTACCAAAAAACCCATCAAGCCAACAGAACAtaccagtacctgaaaggaggctgtagtgaggtgggggttggtctcttctctcctgtaacaagcaacaggacaagaggaaatggcctgaagttgtgctaGGGGAATtttatattggatattaggagaaatttctttaTTGAAAGGGTTGCCAGGCACTGGActgggctgctcagggaagtggttgatttaccatccctgaaggtatgTACCTGTGGTGTCTAGGGACATAGTTTAGGGATGGACATGATAGTGCTAGGTTAagggttggacctgatgatcttaaagaacctttccaaacaaaataactGTAATTCTTTGAAAGTGTGCAGAAAGCCACTGAACAGAGTTTGGCATCTATACCTGTGTGTTCTGCTTTCCCTATCTGTTCACTGCTGGACACACAAGTGTTTGGTCACTGCTTAGGAATCCTCGTATGGATAGTGCCATATGCTGTCATCTTTTATGTGACTGCTAATTGCTTTGTAGCTCAACTCTGAAATTATGTTGGTTGTCATTAAAAATTTAACTCTTTGTTCTCCTAAAACAAGGAAGTGGTCAGATCTGAATTCAATGTGCCTATTAGGCTTTCTGAAAACATATGGGTCTTCCTTTGGGTTTCACTATGTGAGCAGTTATGGAAATGAGAGATCCGTGATAAGCACATGGATCTGTCAATTTTCACAGGTTAACGATCAAATTAGCATGGAGCTTCAATGGTTGCAACATCATTAAGGTCTGGAGTCACACCTAGTTAAATCTATGGTGAAATAGGCCCTAAATTCTTAGTAGATCAGGTAGTCTATGCATTGGTCTTGGTACACTATATAGCAGGGCAATATATAGCATGACACAGAGCGCAGCATTGCTGTCTATATAGCAATTATGATTTATAGCGGGAAGTGCACCTTCATTTCATGAAATGTGATTTGCTTGGCTCAAAACATCAAGGTGCAGATTTTAAATCAGTGAGTCCTAAGTGCCTTACTACCTCTTCAAATACGTGCCTGCACATCTCTACTTTCTACTTCTCCTGTAAATGAGCAAGAATGTCTTTCTTTGGGAAGTTTCATCCTCAGTTCCCCCTGTATTGTCTGGATTTTAGGTACACGCCCTGTCGGGTGTAAATCTAGCGAAGATTGAATCCCTCTGGAGAAGACAAATCCCAGATTATAACACAAGTTCCAAGTCTATAATGCTAAAGCCACAACATAGCACCACATTTATTAGATAGTCCTCActttttataaaggaaaatgtTAGAGGAGCTCATAACAAATGCAAGCTGAAAATCATTAATTTTTCCCTCATGTGGAAGCACTAGCTGTTCTTGGCGAAAAATCTGACACTCTATAGGTGAAGTTATTTAGGTTTTTTACTTGCTGCAGGAAcgttttctct carries:
- the VGLL3 gene encoding transcription cofactor vestigial-like protein 3 isoform X2; this translates as MRGAGEVALEQRSLKKLAVYNKMQESLEVALPSKQEEDEKDQPAEMEYLNSRCVLFTYFQGDIGSVVDEHFSRALSQASSFNPETALTKSKAGLSPLWRESSTISSQRSSFPASFWTSSYQPPPPPCLSGVHPDFPVTAPGTFPTPDPSSWPGHGLHQTAPPPPPSASESWHYPLASQVSPSYAHMHDVYMHRHHPHPHMHHHHPSSHRDPRYGSLLMPSVRAARIPAPQCDVTKTDPTAVTSATSAWAGAFHGTVDIVPSFGFETGLQHQDKSKETSWF
- the VGLL3 gene encoding transcription cofactor vestigial-like protein 3 isoform X1, whose product is MSCSDVAMQQPAPPACGEPRYLTAPAAGCPQKKLAVYNKMQESLEVALPSKQEEDEKDQPAEMEYLNSRCVLFTYFQGDIGSVVDEHFSRALSQASSFNPETALTKSKAGLSPLWRESSTISSQRSSFPASFWTSSYQPPPPPCLSGVHPDFPVTAPGTFPTPDPSSWPGHGLHQTAPPPPPSASESWHYPLASQVSPSYAHMHDVYMHRHHPHPHMHHHHPSSHRDPRYGSLLMPSVRAARIPAPQCDVTKTDPTAVTSATSAWAGAFHGTVDIVPSFGFETGLQHQDKSKETSWF